The stretch of DNA AACGTTCAGCCTTATCCATATATGCAGGGCCTATTCCTTTTTTAGTGGTGCCAATATCACTTTTTCCTCTTGCTATCTCGGAAAGGCCATCTAATTCCCTATGATAAGGAAAAATAATATGTGCCCTGGCATCTATTTTAAGGTTATCAGTGGAAACCCCTCTTGCCTGGAGCATATCCAGTTCACCTAGCAATATTCCCGGGTCTACCACAACTCCATTTCCTATGATACATAAAGTATTTGGATTTAAAATTCCTGAAGGTGTAAGGTGAAGCTTATACTGCTGCCCATTTGCCTCCACGGTATGCCCCGCATTGTTGCCACCCTGAGATCTTACTACTACTTCCGCCTGCTGTGCCAAAATATCAATAATCTTTCCTTTACCTTCATCACCCCATTGGGCGCCTATTACTACCTTTGTTGCCATACTGCCTTCCTCCCCATTTTAAATTGACAATTGACAATGTACAATTGACAATTGCCCTCATAAAATAACAGCTTAAATATTTTTTGCCATATAAACCTGGTGAAATTGAATATAATAATGTTTTTATACCATTAAAATATTAACGTTAAGTTTATTGAAAACATCATAAATATTATTTGCAAAAGACAATGAATCTTGTTTATACCCTCAATTTCTTTATGATGTCTCTCGCTACTACAATCCCGGTTACTGATGCCTGCATCAAGCCTCTTGTAATACCGGCTCCATCGCCAATAGTATATAAGTTTCTAATTGGTGTTTCAAAATTATTGTTCACATGAATCTGGCTGCTGTAAAATTTTATTTCACACCCATAAAGCAGTGTATTTTTAGAGTAAAGTCCTGGCGCAACCTTATCCATTGCTCTCAAAGCCTCGATGATAGACATCAAATGCCTGTGAGGCAATGCAAAACTCAAATCCCCAGGTACTGCACTTTTCAAAGTAGGTATCGTGGTAGATTTTCCTAATCTGCTGTAATCAGTTCTTCTTCCTTTTAATAAATCGCCAAGCCTCTGAACCATGATCCCGCCGCCGGTAAGCATATTTGCAAGGTGGGCTATATATTTGCCGTATTTGATTGGCTCGTCAAAGGGCTCTGTAAAAGTTGTAGATACCAGCATTGCAAAATTCGTGTTTTTGGTCTTGAGCTTTTCATCGGCATAACTGTGCCCATTCACTACAGCAATATGTCCATCATAGTGTTCTTCGGATACAACACCTCCGGGATTCATACAGAAGGTTCGTACTTTATTCTCAAAGGTATCAGAATAGTATACGAATTTAGCTTCATACAGGTCTTTCGTCAAATGGTCCATGATAGAATTAGGAACTTCTACTCTGACACCGATATCTACCGCATTATTCTTGGTTTTAATTCCTAAATTACGTGCTTGTTGGGTAAGCCACTGTGCACCTTCTCTTCCCGGTGCAATTACTATATAATCAGCCATAACCCTTTCCGGTTCTTTGCCTTTAGTCTGCAGCATCAATCCCACTGCCTTATCCTGTTCACAAATGATTTCCAAAACAGTAGTTAACTCTCTGAATTCAGTTTTAGTATGGTTAGTAAGGCGCTTATACATTCCTCCCAGTACATCAAAAGCTTTTTCAGTACCAAGATGCCTTACCGGACAGGGAATTAACTGTATATTATGCTTTGATGCTTCATACATAATCTCATCTACACGTTTGTCATTCTGACCGTATACTATTTTCTGGGCACCAAATTCAAGGTATATTTGATCCGCATATTTAATTAATTCAGCTGTTTTTTCTTCTCCTATATAATCTTTTACATTTCCACCGACTTCAGTGCCCAGTGACAATTTTCCATCACTATAGGCCCCCGCCCCCGACCAGCCATTTACAATGGAACAAGGATCACAATTTACACAGATCCCCGTCTTTCTGGCAGGACATGCTCTTTTATCTATCTGCCTTCCTTTATCTATGATTAAGATACTTAATTTGTCATTTTTTTTTGTCAGCTCTAAAGCTGTAAAAATACCTGCCGGACCTGCTCCAACGATTGCTACATCATATTTCTTCTTCATGCAAACAGTCCTCCTCTTCACAACACATCCAAACATTAACATAGACAGGGGCAAATGCCGCTGTCTAAATAAATCTCACATGTTATTTACTTTGCCTTTATTATAATACCAGATTATTGATATAAAAGCAATAAAAATCCGAATATTTTTTTGATATTACAGAAAAATATTCGACTATAAAATATACCCCTTATTCTGTTTTTACTTTATTG from Petroclostridium xylanilyticum encodes:
- a CDS encoding NAD(P)/FAD-dependent oxidoreductase, yielding MKKKYDVAIVGAGPAGIFTALELTKKNDKLSILIIDKGRQIDKRACPARKTGICVNCDPCSIVNGWSGAGAYSDGKLSLGTEVGGNVKDYIGEEKTAELIKYADQIYLEFGAQKIVYGQNDKRVDEIMYEASKHNIQLIPCPVRHLGTEKAFDVLGGMYKRLTNHTKTEFRELTTVLEIICEQDKAVGLMLQTKGKEPERVMADYIVIAPGREGAQWLTQQARNLGIKTKNNAVDIGVRVEVPNSIMDHLTKDLYEAKFVYYSDTFENKVRTFCMNPGGVVSEEHYDGHIAVVNGHSYADEKLKTKNTNFAMLVSTTFTEPFDEPIKYGKYIAHLANMLTGGGIMVQRLGDLLKGRRTDYSRLGKSTTIPTLKSAVPGDLSFALPHRHLMSIIEALRAMDKVAPGLYSKNTLLYGCEIKFYSSQIHVNNNFETPIRNLYTIGDGAGITRGLMQASVTGIVVARDIIKKLRV